TCCAAAAAGGCGCACGCCGTCATCAAAACCTCGGTAGACCTCTCCCGTCAGGATGAAGGAGAAGAGAACTTCGGAAGTACCCCGATGGCACGCACACTGGTACGTTTCAGCATGACACTTGCCAACGGCACCTCCCGCATCATGCCCGAAAGCACGAAGCAGTGGATCAACTCCCGTTTCCGCAAAAACGAAGCCATCATAGCCGACGGAGCCGCTTTCGACCTCGTCCGCGCCTCTGTCAACCTCGTCCTCGCCGGTCTGCTCATCGCCTTGGGAACGTCGCTGAAACTGCCGCTCTCTACCACCTACGTCACCTTCATGGTAGCAATGGGTACGTCGCTCGCCGACCGTGCATGGGGACGTGACTCCGCCGTCTACCGCATCACAGGCGTTCTAAGCGTCATCGGCGGCTGGTTCATCACTGCCGGAGCCGCCTTCACCATCTGCTTCTTCGTAGCCCTCGTGCTGCACTACGGCGGCAACATCTCCATCATCGCACTGATCGGAATAGCGATTTTCATCCTCATCCGCAGCCAGGTGATGTATAAGAAACGCAAGGCGAAAGAGAAAGGCAACGAAACGCTGAAACAACTCATGCAGACCGCCGACAGCGAAGAAGCGCTGCAACTGATGCGTAAACATACCCGCGAAGAACTCGCCAAAGTGCTGGAGTACGCCGAAACGAATTTCGAACTGACCGTCACCTCCTTTATACACGAAAACCTGCGCGGACTGCGTCGTGCCATGGGTTCCACGAAATTCGAAAAGCAGCTCATCAAGCAGATGAAACGCACCGGAACCGTTGCCATGTGCCGCCTCGACAACAACACCGTGCTCGAAAAAGGACTCTACTACTATCAAGGCAACGACTTCGCCAGCGAACTGGTGTACAGCATCTCGCGCCTCTGCGAACCGTGTCTTGAACACATCGACAATAACTTCAACCCGCTCGACGCCATTCAGAAAGGTGAATTCAGCGACGTGGCCGAGGACATCACTTATCTGATTCAGCAATGCCGCAAGAAGTTGGAAAACAACGATTATCAGAATATGGAAGAGGAAATCCGCCGTGCCAACGACCTCAACGGACAGCTATCGCAACTGAAACGCAAAGAGTTGCAGCGCATCCAAAGCCAGTCGGGCAGTATCCGGGTAAGTATGGTTTATCTGACCATGGTGCAGGAAGCTCAAAATGTAGTGACTTACATCATTAACCTGATGAAGGTAAGCCGGAAATTCCAAATGGAAACAGAAATGCCGTAAGGTGGCTCATCCCCCAAAAGCACACAACAAAAGGGTTTATCTTCAAAAAGTCTATCTGATTAAATAAAATGCATTAGAGATAAACCGGAAAAAGCAAGAAGGGCTGCTCCCAAGCAGAATTGGGGCAGCCCTTTTTATGATTGGACGGTTGACTGTTATCCAATCTGCCGGGATATTCTTTTATAGATGTCAAAATTCTCCAACTACCGCATTATCGGGCTCAAAAAACATAATGTAGCAAACAGGGGTATAGGTGACCCCATTTTTTGATAATACACTTTTC
This sequence is a window from Bacteroides thetaiotaomicron VPI-5482. Protein-coding genes within it:
- a CDS encoding inorganic phosphate transporter; its protein translation is METIYLCIIIFLFVLAVFDLIVGVSNDAVNFLNSAVGAKAASFKTILFIAGIGIFIGASLSNGMMDIARHGIYQPEHFYFAEIMCILLAVMLTDVVLLDVFNSMGMPTSTTVSLVFELLGGTFALSLIKVNNDATLALGDLINTDKALSVIMAIFVSVAIAFFFGMLVQWLARIVFTFNYTKNIKYSIGLFGGIAATSIIYFMLIKGLKDSSFMTPENKQWIQDNTLLLIASFFVFFTALMQVLHWLKVNVFKVVVLMGTFALALAFAGNDLVNFIGVPLAGYSSFIDYTTNGAGASPDSFLMTSLLGPAKTPWYFLIGAGAIMVYALCTSKKAHAVIKTSVDLSRQDEGEENFGSTPMARTLVRFSMTLANGTSRIMPESTKQWINSRFRKNEAIIADGAAFDLVRASVNLVLAGLLIALGTSLKLPLSTTYVTFMVAMGTSLADRAWGRDSAVYRITGVLSVIGGWFITAGAAFTICFFVALVLHYGGNISIIALIGIAIFILIRSQVMYKKRKAKEKGNETLKQLMQTADSEEALQLMRKHTREELAKVLEYAETNFELTVTSFIHENLRGLRRAMGSTKFEKQLIKQMKRTGTVAMCRLDNNTVLEKGLYYYQGNDFASELVYSISRLCEPCLEHIDNNFNPLDAIQKGEFSDVAEDITYLIQQCRKKLENNDYQNMEEEIRRANDLNGQLSQLKRKELQRIQSQSGSIRVSMVYLTMVQEAQNVVTYIINLMKVSRKFQMETEMP